In one Epinephelus moara isolate mb chromosome 6, YSFRI_EMoa_1.0, whole genome shotgun sequence genomic region, the following are encoded:
- the LOC126391906 gene encoding protein S100-A6-like, whose protein sequence is MSPLEQAIATIVDVFVDHANGDGNLNKDELAKLWEKEIENPEIKAKISSANCAKIMGKIDRNRDGEINFREFVKCVGFMAKCHYREKTGRGQEDED, encoded by the exons ATGTCTCCTCTGGAGCAGGCCATTGCAACCATTGTGGATGTATTTGTGGATCACGCTAACGGTGATGGAAACTTAAACAAGGATGAGTTAGCAAAGCTGTGGGAGAAAGAAATCGAAAACCCTGAGATTAAA GCTAAGATCAGTTCAGCCAACTGCGCCAAGATCATGGGGAAGATAGACAGGAACCGCGATGGAGAGATCAACTTCAGAGAGTTCGTTAAGTGTGTGGGTTTCATGGCCAAATGCCACTACCGTGAGAAGACTGGTAGAGGCCAAGAAGATGAAGACTGA